In Cellulomonas wangsupingiae, the genomic window CCGCCCCGGACCACCAGAGCCTGCTTCACGTGGAGCCTTCCGTGGGGATCTCGCGTCGGTGAGAGATCGATCTCTCACGACGCTACCCGCTCGCGGCTGGGACCGCCAGGACGTCAGACGGACTCGCGCACCGTGAGCGTCGTCGGCAGCACCACGTGCTGCGGTGCGGCGCCGGGGTCGCGCAGCAGGTCGAGCACGAGCTCCGCCGCCCGGGCCCCCAGCTCGCGCAGCGGCTGGCGCACCGACGTCAGCGGCGGCTCGCACGTCTCGGCCACCACGGTGTCGTCGAACCCGACGACCGACACGTCGTCAGGCACCCGGCGGCCGCCGGCCTCGAGCACCCGCAGCGCACCCAGCGCCATGAGGTCCGAGCCGGCGAAGAGCCCGTCGACGCCCGGGTCGCGCCGCAGCACGGATGCCGCGGCCGAGGCTCCCGACGACATCGAGAACGACCCGTGCGCCACGGGGCCCGGTGCCACGCCCCACGCGGCGAGCTCGTCGCGGAACCCCGCCGCGCGCGCGTCGGAAGGGGCGTACCCGGCGGGTCCCGCGATCATCGCCAGGCGGCGCCGGCCGGCCTCCAGCAAGGCCCGCGCGGCGAGTCGTCCACCCCCGTAGTGGTCACTGTCCACCGAGGTCAGGGCGTCGTCCATCGCGGCCGTCGGGCGTCCGACGAACACCACGGGCACGGGCAGGTCGCCCAGCTCCGCGAAGAGCGGCTCGGACTCGCGCTGCAGCACCACGACCGCGGCGTCGACGTGGCCGGCGGCGAGGTAGCCGAGCAGGGGCGTGCGGTCGCGGCCGTCGTCCAGCAGCAGCACCGGCTGCACGGACCGCGCGAACAGCACGGCGGTCGCCCCGCGCAGCGGTGCGCCCACGAAGGGTCCGCCCTGCCCCTCCAGCTCGCTGCTCGGTGCGACGAGCGCGACCGAGCCCGTCGCGCCGCTGCGCAGCGCACGCGCCGCGGGGTGGGCGCGGTAGTCGAGCTCGGCCGCCGCCGCGCGCACCCGCCGGACGAGGTCGGCGGCGACGTTCGCCTGCCCGGCGAGCGCCCGCGAGGCGGTCGCGCGCGACACGCCCGCCGCGCGTGCGACGTCGAGCAGCGTGGGACGCGCCGACGGGCTCATGGGGGCATGGTGCCACGGCACCAGGCCGCCGGGGCAGGCGGAGATCGATCTCCCCGGCACGTGACGCACCGCCTCCGGGATGTCAGGGTGGTGCCGTGAGCAGCGCCGCGGCACCGTCCGCCCCCCGTCCGTCCCGTGCCGTCACTCCCTTCGGGCCGGCCGACGTGCGGCTGACCGACGGGCCCTTCGCGGCGGCGCAGCGCACCGCCCGGACCTACCTGCTCGGTCTCGACACCGACAGGCTGCTCGCGCCCTTCCGCCGGGAGGCGGGCCTGCCGTCGCGCGCCGAGCCGTACGGCTCGTGGGAGTCGATCGGGCTCGACGGGCACATCGGGGGGCACGCGCTGTCCGCGGCGGCGCTGCAGTGGGCGGCGACCGCTGACGAGCGCGCCGCGGCGATGGCCCGCCGCCTCGTCGACGGGCTCGTGGAGTGCCAGGACGCGCTCGGCACCGGGTACGTCGGGGGCGTGCCCCGCGGCGTCGCGCTGTGGGAGTCCGTGGCGTCGGGCGGCGCCGAGGCCGGCACGTTCGACCTCGGGGGCGCCTGGGTGCCGTGGTACAACGTCCACAAGACCTACGCGGGGTTGGTCGACGCCGCCCGGTACGCACCGGCCGACGTCGCCGCGCGCGCCCGGGGTGCCGCGGTCCGGCTCGGGGACTGGGGCGTCGCGCTCTGCGAGCGGCTCGACGACGCCGCCTTCGCGCGCATGCTGCGCACCGAGTTCGGCGGCATGTGCGAGGCGTACGGCGACCTCGCCGAGCTGACGGGTGACCCGCGCTACGCGACGCTCGCCCGGCGGTTCGCCGACGAGACCCTGCTCGCGCCGCTGCGCGACGGCCGCGACGCGCTCGACGGCCTGCACGCCAACACGCAGGTCGCCAAGGTCGTCGGCTGGCCCGCGATCGGCGAGACCGACGCCGCGGCGGCCTTCGTCGACGCCGTCCTGACCCGCCGCACGCTCGTGTTCGGCGGGAACTCGGTCTCCGAGCACTTCACGCCCGACGCCGCGGCGCACGTCACGCACCGCGAGGGCCCCGAGTCCTGCAACACCGCGAACATGCTGGAGGTCGAGCGGCGCCTCTACGCGCTCACCGGCGACGTCGGGCTCCTGGACGCAGCCGAGCGCCAGCTCGTCAACCACGTGCTGTCCGCGCAGCACCCCGACGGCGGGTTCGTGTACTTCACCCCGGCGCGACCCGGGCACTACCGCGTGTACTCGACGCGGGACGCCTGCATGTGGTGCTGCGTCGGCACGGCCCTGGAGACGTACGCGCGGCTCGGTGAGCTCGCGTACGCGCACACCGGTGGCGACCTGCTGGTGAACCTGCCGGTGCCCTCGACGCTGCACTGGGCGCAGCGCGGCGTCCGGGCGCGCCTGGCCTCGACGTACCCGACGGCGGCGCCCGTGACCGACGTCGCGCTCACCGTGGACGTCGACGCCCCGACGGAGCTCGCCGTCCACGTGCGGCGCCCGGCCTGGGCCCTCGAGCGCGTGGAGCTCGCCGTCGACGGCGTGCCCGTGCCGCCGGTGGTCGAGCGCGAGGGCTACGCGACCGTGCGCCGGGCGTGGCGCGGCGGGGAGACGGTGACGTGGCGGCTCGTCGCCGGGCCCGCGGCCGAGCGGCTGCCGGGCGACGACGGCTGGGTCGCCCTGCGCTGGGGCCCGGTCGCGCTCGCGGCACGCGGCGACGCGGACGACCTGGTGGGCCTGCGCGCCGACGACGCGCGCATGGGTCACGTCGCGCACGGCCCGCTGCGCCCGCTGGCGGCCACGCCCGTGCTCGTCGGCGCGGACGCGGACCTGGCGGCGGCGCTGCGCCCGGCGGACGACGGCACGTTCGTCCTCGACCGCGGTGACGGCGAGACGCTGGTGCTCGAACCGCTGCACACGCTGCACGACGCGCGGTACACGCTGTACTTCCCGGCGGTCCCCGACGCCCACGCCGTCGCCGGGCGGCGCGCCGCGCTCGCGGCCGTCGACGACGAGCAGCTGGGCCTGGCCGCCCGCACCGTCGACGCGGTCGCGTGCGGCGAGCAGCAGCCCGAGACCGACCACCGCTACACCGGCGCCGACACCTGGACGGGCGCGGCCGACGGCCGGCACTGGCGGGCGACCCGCGACCGCTTCTCCTACCGGCTCGCGGACCCGCAGGCCCGCGGCGCGGTGCTGCGCGTGACGTACCTGGCCGACCGCGGGCACGCCCGGGTCGTCGTCGACGGCACGGAGGTGGGTGTCGTCGAGGTCACGCAGCCGGCGCCGGGTCTCCGCGTGCTGGACCTGCCCGTGCCGCCCGGTCACCACGAGGTCTCCCTCGTCGCCGGACCGACCGGCGTCCCGACGCCCCCGGTCGTCGCCGTCCACCTCCTGACGGACCCCGCCTGATCCGCCCGCAGGGGTGCGGGCCCGTGCCGACCGTCGTCGGCGTGACCCCGCGGGTCCGCCTCTGCCGGAGGCGTGAGCGCCTGCCACCGGACGTCGCGCCGCCTCGCAGGCCCGCGACTTCGCGCGCAGACTGGGGCACGACCCGCACCCGCTCGACGGTCCTGGCGGCCTCACATGTCTGATGACGACGGCACCATCCCGGTCAACGGCGTCGATGCCGCGTCCGGCGGTTACGTGGCCGACCCGCCCTCGGTGAGCGCGATCGCCTCGCTCGCGCTCGACGGGCCCGTGCCTGCGCCGGACGCCGCGCAGGCGCGTGCGCGCGTACGCGACCGGTCCGAGGCGGTGCTCGGGGTGCGCGAGGGCGTCGACCCGCACGACCTCGCCCAGGCGGGCTGGGGGGTCGTCCTCGCCCCCGACCTCGACCCCGCCGTCGTCGAGGCGCTGCGGCCGCTGCTCGAGCTGCGGCGCGAGCAGGCCACGGCGGTCGACGAGCGCCGCTACCGCGAGCTGCACGTGCGGCCCGGGGAGTCCAAGGGTGAGCTGCTCGCGCGCCACGGCGTGGGCCCGGGTCCCGCGGATCCCGAGCGCGTCCCGTACTACCTGCTGCTCGTGGGGAGCCCTCGGTCCATCCCGTTCCGCCTCCAGCAGCAGCTCGCGGTCACCTACGCGGTGGGGCGGCTGGACCTGCGCACCCCCGCGGACCACGGCCGGTACGCGCGCGCGGCCGTCGACGCGGAGACGTCCGCCCCGGCCGGTCGCCCGACCGCGCACCTGTTCGCGACGCATCACCCCGACGACCCTGCGACCGAGCTGAGCACCGAGGCGCTGGTCGGGCCGCTCGAGCAGCAGCTCGGCTCGCGCCTGCCCGCCTGGGAGGTCACCGTCCACGGCGGTGAGGCCGCCACGGCGCCGACCCTGCGAGGGCTGCTCGGGGCGTCGACGCCGCCGAGACTGCTCGTGACGGCGACGCACGGTGTGGGTTTCCCACCCGGCGACCCACGACGGGTCGGCCACCAGGGTGCGCTCCTCTGCCATGGCTGGCCCGGGCCGCGGGCAGGCGCCCCGGTCGCACGGGAGCACTACGTGACCGCCGAGGACCTCGCCGACGACGACGACCTGAGCGGAACGGTCGCGTTCCACGTCGCGTGCTACGGCGCCGGGTCCCCGACGACCGGACGGGACGCGTCGTTCAGCGCCGCGCTCGTCCAACGCATGCTGTCGCTGCCGCGGGGGCCCGCGCTCGCGGTCGTGGGGCACGTCGACAGGGCCTGGGGCTGGTCGTTCGAGTGGCCGGCGGCCGGGCCCCAGATCGAAGCCGTCGCCAGCAGCCTGCTGGCGGTCTGCGCGGGCCGGCCCGTCGGGCACGCTCTCGACCACCTCCACCACCGGTACGCCGAGCTCGCCACCGAGCTCGTCGACCTGCTCGGGTCGAGACGCGAGGGCAGACGCGTCAGCGACGCGGCCATCGCCCACGCGTGGACGGCCATGACCGACGCCCGCGACTACGCCCTGCACGGGGACCCCGCGGTGCGTCTGCGAGCCCCCGCGTATCAGGACGGTGCCGGTCACGCTCCTCCCTGACGTCGAGGGACCACGGAGGACCGTATGACCACGGAGTACGCCGAGCTGGAGATCGGGCTGCACCACCGCGACGACGCGAGCTGGGCCGTCGAGCTGCGGTTCGACCAGCCCGGCTCGGACGTGGAGGTCCTGCTGCAGGACCGCGCCGTCATCACCGACCTCGACCTGCGCAAGCTGCGGGAGCTCGAGGACCAGCCCGACGAGTACGGCCGCGCGCTCGGGCAGGCCGTCTTCGGGACGGCGGCCGTGCGCGACGCGTACGGCCAGGCGTACGCGGCGGCGCTGCACCACCGCCGCCGCCTGCGGGTCCGGTTCTTCATCGGTCAGAGCGCCCCGGAGCTGCACGCCCTGCGGTGGGAGACCCTCGCGGACCCGGCGGACGGGTCCCGCCTGACGACCGACGAGAACGTCCTCTTCTCGCGCTACCTCAACAGCTTCGACTGGCGGCGGTCCGCCGGCCCGGCGTCGTGGACCACGCTGCGCGCCCTCGTCCTCGTCGCCGACCCCCACGACCTGGCGGACTGGGACGTCGGGCGCCCGCTCGCACGCGTCGACGTGGCCGGCGAGATCGCGCGTGCCCGCGCCGCGCTCGGCGAGATCACCGTCACCGCGCTTCCCGGGGCCGGGCCCCCCACCGTGTCCGGCCTCGTCGAGGAGCTGCGCGCCGGCGTGGACGTGCTGTACCTCGTGTGCCACGGCTACCGCTCGGGCGGCGCCGCCCGTCTGCTCCTCGAGTCCGAGGACGGCACCGCCGACAGCGTCGACGCGTCCGAGCTCGTCGAACGCATCCGCGACCTGCCCCAGCCACCGCGTCTCGTCGTGCTGGCCTCGTGCCAGAGCGCCGGCCCCGGCGTGCACCGCCACTCCGACGACGGCGGGGTCCTGGCCTGCCTGGGCCCGCAGCTCGCTCAGGCAGGTGTGCCGGCGGTGCTCGCGATGCAGGGCGACGTGTCGTTGGCGACCGTCGAGACGTTCATGCCCGTCTTCTTCCGTGCGCTGCGGGTCGACGGCCAGATCGACCGGGCCATGGCCGTCGCCCGTGGTGAGGTCCGGGACCGGGCCGACTGGTGGGTCCCGACGCTCTTCATGCGGATCACGAGCGGACGCCTGTGGTACTCGCACGGACCCGCCGACGAGGGTCCGTTCGAGCAGTGGGTCTCGCTGCTCGACCAGGTCGCGCGCAACAAGTGCACCCCCCTGCTGGGCCCCGGCCTCAGTGACTCCCTCCTCGGGGTCCGTCGGGACATGGCCGGGGCGCTGTCGCGCACGTACCGCTTCCCGCTCGCGCCCCACCGCGCCGAGGAGATGCCCCACGTCGCGCAGTACCTGTCGGTGGTGCACAACCCGGACTTCCCTCGCAGCACGCTGCTGAAGTGGCTGAGCCACTCGATCATCGGCCGGTACGGGACGCAGCTCCCGGACCATCTCGCGAGCAGGAGGTTCGACCAGGTCGACGAGGCCGATCTCGCGCGCCGGGTCAACGACCAGATCTGCGCGGCGTGGCGGCTCCGGCACCAGGCGGACCGCGACGACCCCGTCGCGGCGCTCGCACGCGTGCCGTTCCCGGTGTACGTCACGACGCAGATGTCCGACCTCCTGTCCGACGCGCTGCGCGACGCCGGACGCGCGCCGGTCGTCGAGCTGTGCCGCTGGCGCGACGACACCGAGGACGACCCGATCGACTGGCCACCGTCGATCTTCGACACGGAGCCCGACTACGAGCCGACACGTGAGCGTCCCCTCGTCTTCCACCTCTTCGGGCACCTGAGCGTGCCGGAGTCCGTGGTGCTCACCGAGGACGACTACTTCGACTTCCTCATCGGCGTCAGCGCCGACGCCCGGGCCATCCGGATCCCCGAGGTCGTGCGGGCCACCCTGACCAACTGCGGGCTGCTCCTCCTGGGCTTCCGCCCCGACGAGTGGGACTTCCGTGTGCTCTTCCGCAGCATCATGCAGCTGCCTGGTGCCAAGCGGCGCCGCAAGTACACGAACGTCTCCGTGCAGATCGACCCGGAGGAGGGCAACGCGACCCAGGCGCAGAAGGCGCGCAAGTACCTGGAGAAGTACTTCGGCGAGAGCAAGATGACGGTCTTCTGGGGCAGCCCCGACGACTTCCTGCGCGACCTCGGCCGGCTCTGGGACCACCGCGCGGCCCAGGAGCCGACATGACGACCACCGCACCGCGCAGCGAGACCGCGCGGCCGTCCCCGCTCGCCAACCCGTTCGTCGGTCCGCAGTCCATCCCCCACGGAGCCCCGATCTACGGGCGGACCCGTGAGACCACGACGCTGCTCAACCTGCTGGTCGCGGAGCGGATCGTGCTGCTGTACTCCCCGTCGGGCGCCGGCAAGACGTCCCTCGTCAACGCGGCGCTGCGCCCTGCCCTCGTCGAGGACGACTTCGAGGTGCTGCCCGTCGCGAGCGTCCGGCACGAGCCCGGTGACGGCGACCGCACGGGCCGCAACCGGTACGCCTTGAGCATCATGAGCTCGCTCGAGCAGCGACTGCCGGTGGACCAGCAGCTGGCACCCGCCGACCTCGCGGCGCTCACCCTGCACCAGTACCTGACGACGCGCACCGACCTGGACGACCAGCCCGGGAACGAGGTCCTCGTCGTCGACCACTTCGAGGACGCGCTGCGCGTGGACCCCTTCGACCTCGACGCCAAGCGGGCGTTCTTCGCCGAGCTCGGCGAGGCCCTCGCCGACCGGCGGCTGTGGGCCCTGTTCGTGATGCGCGAGGACTACCTCGCGAGCCTCGACCCGTACCTGCGGTTGATCCCCCTGCACTTCCAGGCGCAGTTCCGTCTCGACCTGCTGCGACCCGACAGCGCCCGGCAGGCCATCGTGCGGCCGATCGAGGCCGCCGGTGCCCACATCGACGACGACGCCGTCACCCGGCTGCTCGGGGACCTGCGCCGGGTGAACGTGCTGCAGGGCGACGAGGTCCGGGCGACCGAGGGGCCGTACGTCGAGCCGGTCCAGCTGCAGGTCGCGTGCCACCGCCTGTGGCAGAACCTGGAACCCGGGCAGGACCGCATCAGGGTGAGCGACGTCGAGGCCACCGGCGACGTCGACTCCGCGCTGCGGACCTACTACCGGGAGTCCGTGGCCCGGGTGTCCGAGGAGACCGGCGTGCCCGAGCGCATGGTGCGCGAGTGGTTCGAGCACGACCTCGTCACCCCCCACGGCCTGCGCACGCAGGTGACCACAGGGCCGGGCGGGACGGACCTGCTGAACCGGATGATCGCCACCCACCTGCTGCGGGCGGAGGAACGGCACGGCACCATCTGGTACGAGCTGTCCCACGACCGTCTCGTCGGTCCCGTGTCCGTCGACAACGAGCAGTGGGCGGGGGAGAACCTCAGCGCGTTCGAACGGGACGCGCAGCTCTGGGACGCCCAGCACCGACCCGACGGCCTCCTGCTGTCCGACGACGCCCTCGCGGCCGAGGAACGGGCGGTCGACGAGGGCCGGGCGCGGCACAACGCGGTCGAGCAGGCGTTCTTCGCGCGGAGCGTCGACGCCCGCAGCGCTCGGGAGCACGAGCGGCGCTCGGTCCGTCGCACGCGCCGCGCCCTCGTCGTCGCCGTCGCCGCGCTGGTCGTCGCCGTCGCCGGCGGTGCGGCGGCCGGCCTGCTGGGGGCGACCGCGGCCGACAGGAACCGTGAGCTGGCGGCCAGCCTGATCGCCGCCGAGGGACAGCGGCTGGTCCAGGCCGACCCGGAGGCCGCGCTCATGCTGGCCACCGAGTCCCTGCGTGGTGGCGGCGGGCTGACGCCTCCGGTGCGCGACCTGATCGCCGCGGCCGTCGTCGCCGGCCCCGTGGCGGGGCAGACGCTGGGTCCGAAGGGCATGGTCACCACGAGCCTCGGGACGAGCCTCGACGGTCGCTGGACGGTCATCGGCGTCGCGCCCCCGACGGAGACGGACACGTCGACCGACGGCGACATCCAGGTGCTCGTCCTCGAGACCGCGACCGGGGACACCCTCGACGGTGTCGAGGTGCCGGCCGTCCCGTCCTCCGTCGGCGTGTCCGACGACGGGCAGGTCACCTGGGTCGACGAGACCGGGGACGTGTGGTGGTGGGACCGGGAGGCAGGTGCCGCGCCACGCACGGTCGACCTCGCACCGACCGGCCCCGCGTCGACCGACCTCTACCCGTACTCCGTCATCCCGGCGCCCGACGGGTCGAGCCTCGGGATCACGTCCGACGAGGTGGACGACGAGGGGGTGTGGACGCAGCAGATCGCCCGCTTCACCCCGGACGGGACGCCGATCGGCGACCCGTACCCCCTCGCCGGGGACGGCAACAGCACGTGGTCGTGGGACGGCGACCTGTGGGTCACGAGTGCTCCGGGAGGTGTCACGCTCGGGAGGTTCAGCGACAGCTCGTTCGCGCCCCTCCCGATCCCCCCGCCCGTCGCCGACACGTTCACGGTGGAGACCTCGCGCGACGGCAGCCGCGTGCTGGCGTTCGACGACACCGGCCGGGTGCTCCTGTGGGACGCCGCGACGCGGGACCTGGTGTGGGACTGGGCCGCATCGGCGAGCATCGCGACCGTCAGCGCCGACGGCTCCCTGCTGGCCGTACGCCGGCAGCACGAGGGCCTCGAGGTCTACGACGTCGCGACCCGCGCGCTGGTCGGCGGGCTCACCCTCTCCGGCCGTGAGACAGCCAGCTCGCTCTGGTTCCTCCCGGACGACCGGCTGGCCGTCACCGGCCTGTCCGGCCGCGCCACGATCCACGACTGGCGCTCGGAGGGCCGGGTGCTGCAGCCACCGGTCGGTGTCGCGGCGACGTCCGACCGCATCGCTGTCAGCCGTGCGGACGGGACGAGCATCTGGAGCGCCGACGGCAGGCTGACCGCTCGCCTCCCCACCAGCAAGGGCACGAGCGGCGTCGCGTTCCTCGACGACGAGGTCGTCGTCGTCACCCGTGACCCGGTCGGTGAGACCGGAGCCGCGATCGAGTTCTGGTCGGTCGACGACGGGGCGGGGGTGCTGCAGGAGACGGTGGACCTGCCCGGCATGGCGGGCGTCGACGCGGTCGCGACGACCGGTGACGGCCAGGCTCTGGCGGTGGCCTACGAGTCTACCGTCGACGTCGTCGCGCCCCAGAGCTGCACGCTCGACGCGGAGACGGGTGACGTCATCGCGCTGGACTTCACCGAGCAGGGCACCCTGGTCGTCTCGCGAAACGATGGCGTCACGGAGTACGACGTGACCTCACCGCAGTGCCTCGAGATCGCCGAGCCGGCGTCCGCGCCTGACTGGGACATCCACGACACGGCGGTCGATCCTGCCTCGGGCACGCTGGCGGTCGTCGACCTGTGGGGAGGCGTCCGGCTCCACGTCGGTGGGTTCGAGCAGGAGGTGATCGCCCCGGCACCTCCCGGCGCCACCGTCGCGGAGACCGCGCTCCTCCCCGGTGGCGACTCCCTCGTGCTCATGTACGGCGACGGGTCGGTCAGCGTCTACGACGTGACGCGACGCGAGCTGTCCCCGCTGCGCGTGGAACCAGGGACCGTCACGCACCTCGAGACCGCGCAGGACACCCTGGTCATGGCGATCGAAGGCCGGGCCGCCCCCGTGACGATCCCCCTGACGGACGAGTCGCTCCGCGAGCTGGCCCGGGAGCGCCCCGACCACGCCCTCACCGACGTCGAGTGCGTCCACCTGCTCGGCGACCTGTGTCGCCGCTGACCGGAAGGCAGACCGCCATGCCACGGACCGACCGCCCCGCCTACCCGCTCGCCGAGGTGCTCTGGCAGCTCGGCGAGGAGCTGCGTGCCGTCGCGGCCCGCAGCGAGGAGCACGAGCGCGCACCCGTCGTGGAGGTCACGACGGCGAGCGCGCGGCTGACGGTCACCGTGACCCGCGACGCCAAGGGCGGACTGTCGTTCGGCGTCCTGGGCGTCGGGGCCGACCTCGGCGTCGGCGGCTCACGCGAGACGACGACCGAGCTGACCGTCGACCTGAAGGTCGCCCAGCTGCCGGGGGCCGACGCCGCGCCACGGTCCGCCGTCTCGTTCTCGCCGCCCGTGTCCCGCTGGTGACCGGTCCCGCCGGGTGCGCCTACCCGCCGGCCGCGGGCGGGAGGACCGCGTCGCCCACCGCGACCAGGCGGGAGCGCAGCGCGTTCGACCGTGCGGCGGTGTCCCGCTGGCGGCGGACGTACTCGGCCTTGCCCTCGGCGGTCTCGATCGCCACCGGTTCCAGCCCGTACGACGTGACGTCGTAAGGGCTGGCCTGCATGTCTGTCGTCCGGATCTCGCGCGCGAGGTCGAAGCAGTCGAGCAGCAGGCCGCCGGGGACGAGGGGGCCGAGCTTGAGCGCCCACTTGTACAGGTCCATGTTCGCGTGCAGGCAGCCGGGCTGCTCCATCGCCGCCTGCGTCGCGCGCGTCGGCGTCAGGGTGTTGCGCCCCACCGCCTCGGGGGTGAAGAACCGGAACGCGTCGACGTGCGTGCACCGGATGCGGTGGGACTCGACGACGGCGTCGGTGCCGGCCTCGCCCAGCCGCAGCGGCAGCGCGTGGCGGTGGTCGCCCGCGGGCTCGCGGTAGACCATCGCCCACTCGTGCAGCCCGAAGCAGCCGGTGGCCGCGGGCCGCGAGGCGGTCGCGGCGAGCAGCTCGACGACGAACCGCACGGCGTCCCCGCGTGCGGCCAGGAACGCGTCGACGTCGAGGCGCACGGTGCCGTCGCCGTCCGTGCGGTACCACCGCCAGGCCGCGTGCGGGGCCGGCCCGTCCG contains:
- a CDS encoding CHAT domain-containing protein, translating into MTTEYAELEIGLHHRDDASWAVELRFDQPGSDVEVLLQDRAVITDLDLRKLRELEDQPDEYGRALGQAVFGTAAVRDAYGQAYAAALHHRRRLRVRFFIGQSAPELHALRWETLADPADGSRLTTDENVLFSRYLNSFDWRRSAGPASWTTLRALVLVADPHDLADWDVGRPLARVDVAGEIARARAALGEITVTALPGAGPPTVSGLVEELRAGVDVLYLVCHGYRSGGAARLLLESEDGTADSVDASELVERIRDLPQPPRLVVLASCQSAGPGVHRHSDDGGVLACLGPQLAQAGVPAVLAMQGDVSLATVETFMPVFFRALRVDGQIDRAMAVARGEVRDRADWWVPTLFMRITSGRLWYSHGPADEGPFEQWVSLLDQVARNKCTPLLGPGLSDSLLGVRRDMAGALSRTYRFPLAPHRAEEMPHVAQYLSVVHNPDFPRSTLLKWLSHSIIGRYGTQLPDHLASRRFDQVDEADLARRVNDQICAAWRLRHQADRDDPVAALARVPFPVYVTTQMSDLLSDALRDAGRAPVVELCRWRDDTEDDPIDWPPSIFDTEPDYEPTRERPLVFHLFGHLSVPESVVLTEDDYFDFLIGVSADARAIRIPEVVRATLTNCGLLLLGFRPDEWDFRVLFRSIMQLPGAKRRRKYTNVSVQIDPEEGNATQAQKARKYLEKYFGESKMTVFWGSPDDFLRDLGRLWDHRAAQEPT
- a CDS encoding beta-L-arabinofuranosidase domain-containing protein, which gives rise to MSSAAAPSAPRPSRAVTPFGPADVRLTDGPFAAAQRTARTYLLGLDTDRLLAPFRREAGLPSRAEPYGSWESIGLDGHIGGHALSAAALQWAATADERAAAMARRLVDGLVECQDALGTGYVGGVPRGVALWESVASGGAEAGTFDLGGAWVPWYNVHKTYAGLVDAARYAPADVAARARGAAVRLGDWGVALCERLDDAAFARMLRTEFGGMCEAYGDLAELTGDPRYATLARRFADETLLAPLRDGRDALDGLHANTQVAKVVGWPAIGETDAAAAFVDAVLTRRTLVFGGNSVSEHFTPDAAAHVTHREGPESCNTANMLEVERRLYALTGDVGLLDAAERQLVNHVLSAQHPDGGFVYFTPARPGHYRVYSTRDACMWCCVGTALETYARLGELAYAHTGGDLLVNLPVPSTLHWAQRGVRARLASTYPTAAPVTDVALTVDVDAPTELAVHVRRPAWALERVELAVDGVPVPPVVEREGYATVRRAWRGGETVTWRLVAGPAAERLPGDDGWVALRWGPVALAARGDADDLVGLRADDARMGHVAHGPLRPLAATPVLVGADADLAAALRPADDGTFVLDRGDGETLVLEPLHTLHDARYTLYFPAVPDAHAVAGRRAALAAVDDEQLGLAARTVDAVACGEQQPETDHRYTGADTWTGAADGRHWRATRDRFSYRLADPQARGAVLRVTYLADRGHARVVVDGTEVGVVEVTQPAPGLRVLDLPVPPGHHEVSLVAGPTGVPTPPVVAVHLLTDPA
- a CDS encoding LacI family DNA-binding transcriptional regulator, with the protein product MSPSARPTLLDVARAAGVSRATASRALAGQANVAADLVRRVRAAAAELDYRAHPAARALRSGATGSVALVAPSSELEGQGGPFVGAPLRGATAVLFARSVQPVLLLDDGRDRTPLLGYLAAGHVDAAVVVLQRESEPLFAELGDLPVPVVFVGRPTAAMDDALTSVDSDHYGGGRLAARALLEAGRRRLAMIAGPAGYAPSDARAAGFRDELAAWGVAPGPVAHGSFSMSSGASAAASVLRRDPGVDGLFAGSDLMALGALRVLEAGGRRVPDDVSVVGFDDTVVAETCEPPLTSVRQPLRELGARAAELVLDLLRDPGAAPQHVVLPTTLTVRESV
- a CDS encoding NACHT and WD repeat domain-containing protein, whose translation is MTTTAPRSETARPSPLANPFVGPQSIPHGAPIYGRTRETTTLLNLLVAERIVLLYSPSGAGKTSLVNAALRPALVEDDFEVLPVASVRHEPGDGDRTGRNRYALSIMSSLEQRLPVDQQLAPADLAALTLHQYLTTRTDLDDQPGNEVLVVDHFEDALRVDPFDLDAKRAFFAELGEALADRRLWALFVMREDYLASLDPYLRLIPLHFQAQFRLDLLRPDSARQAIVRPIEAAGAHIDDDAVTRLLGDLRRVNVLQGDEVRATEGPYVEPVQLQVACHRLWQNLEPGQDRIRVSDVEATGDVDSALRTYYRESVARVSEETGVPERMVREWFEHDLVTPHGLRTQVTTGPGGTDLLNRMIATHLLRAEERHGTIWYELSHDRLVGPVSVDNEQWAGENLSAFERDAQLWDAQHRPDGLLLSDDALAAEERAVDEGRARHNAVEQAFFARSVDARSAREHERRSVRRTRRALVVAVAALVVAVAGGAAAGLLGATAADRNRELAASLIAAEGQRLVQADPEAALMLATESLRGGGGLTPPVRDLIAAAVVAGPVAGQTLGPKGMVTTSLGTSLDGRWTVIGVAPPTETDTSTDGDIQVLVLETATGDTLDGVEVPAVPSSVGVSDDGQVTWVDETGDVWWWDREAGAAPRTVDLAPTGPASTDLYPYSVIPAPDGSSLGITSDEVDDEGVWTQQIARFTPDGTPIGDPYPLAGDGNSTWSWDGDLWVTSAPGGVTLGRFSDSSFAPLPIPPPVADTFTVETSRDGSRVLAFDDTGRVLLWDAATRDLVWDWAASASIATVSADGSLLAVRRQHEGLEVYDVATRALVGGLTLSGRETASSLWFLPDDRLAVTGLSGRATIHDWRSEGRVLQPPVGVAATSDRIAVSRADGTSIWSADGRLTARLPTSKGTSGVAFLDDEVVVVTRDPVGETGAAIEFWSVDDGAGVLQETVDLPGMAGVDAVATTGDGQALAVAYESTVDVVAPQSCTLDAETGDVIALDFTEQGTLVVSRNDGVTEYDVTSPQCLEIAEPASAPDWDIHDTAVDPASGTLAVVDLWGGVRLHVGGFEQEVIAPAPPGATVAETALLPGGDSLVLMYGDGSVSVYDVTRRELSPLRVEPGTVTHLETAQDTLVMAIEGRAAPVTIPLTDESLRELARERPDHALTDVECVHLLGDLCRR
- a CDS encoding 3-methyladenine DNA glycosylase yields the protein MTATASASTVLDAATWTARAAAHAERADAATAGHRARRSRHEKHVVEDFLFEYYPASPAQLRRWHPGAGVALAPGPDGPAPHAAWRWYRTDGDGTVRLDVDAFLAARGDAVRFVVELLAATASRPAATGCFGLHEWAMVYREPAGDHRHALPLRLGEAGTDAVVESHRIRCTHVDAFRFFTPEAVGRNTLTPTRATQAAMEQPGCLHANMDLYKWALKLGPLVPGGLLLDCFDLAREIRTTDMQASPYDVTSYGLEPVAIETAEGKAEYVRRQRDTAARSNALRSRLVAVGDAVLPPAAGG
- a CDS encoding trypco2 family protein: MPRTDRPAYPLAEVLWQLGEELRAVAARSEEHERAPVVEVTTASARLTVTVTRDAKGGLSFGVLGVGADLGVGGSRETTTELTVDLKVAQLPGADAAPRSAVSFSPPVSRW